The following are encoded together in the Argopecten irradians isolate NY chromosome 5, Ai_NY, whole genome shotgun sequence genome:
- the LOC138324112 gene encoding kinetochore protein Nuf2-B-like isoform X1, protein MSYDFPLMPWESCLSFLKEDYQMQVEEMDFRKPDANRWQNIYCQLLEMMAEVPAESIIQKGLLQFSQSFEQPELYEETVPFMIVTLALQRFLTTCGIMDFSIRDLQNPTPGRVTKVCSAVINFMLFKNKQMEVFQNLKEKNEKFREQHEGLLQANDSLKRKINTIKAEKVKQEPAMQAVQEECEQLKNDLQAKMKVKTQQQQRINELKILFAEKKSQLDQVRMVAAQAKEDGELVSKKIIQSPERVMAEGDKAREGLAVRKVTLERKMGRLMELQQQIDTVRVSDNNVGKAFKMLQDVQVDIEKENEICKEIQNISDKIQEEKNHLGVFSSKIDQLNHIGTTRQEKISKVNIQHQQKMKAAQESIQQLKDEKELLEKKNLDEEKKKSLVAQEKHRLQLELRKERQVLEEKIETARISYQEMIQKLDDYLASIGEGWESVKQEMIGC, encoded by the exons ATGAGTTACGACTTTCCATTAATGCCATGGGAAAGTTGTTTGTCATTTCTCAAGGAGGATTACCAAATGCAAGTTGAGGAGATGGACTTCAGGAAACCAGAT GCAAACCGATGGCAGAATATCTACTGCCAGTTGTTAGAAATGATGGCGGAAGTTCCCGCTGAAAGTAtcatacag AAAGGCCTTCTTCAATTCTCTCAGTCGTTTGAGCAGCCTGAACTGTACGAGGAGACAGTACCATTCATGATTGTTACCCTGGCTTT GCAGCGCTTCCTAACAACCTGTGGCATAATGGATTTTAGCATTAGAGACCTTCAAAATCCAA CACCTGGAAGAGTCACAAAGGTTTGCAGTGCAGTGATTAACTTCATGttattcaaaaacaaacaaatggaagtttttcaaaatttgaaagaaaaaaat GAGAAATTTCGCGAACAGCACGAAGGTCTCTTACAAGCTAATGATAGTCTGAAGAGGAAGATCAACACTATCAAAGCTGAGAAAGTGAAGCAGGAGCCTGCTATGCAAGCT GTTCAAGAGGAATGTGAACAACTCAAGAATGACCTTCAAGCCAAGATGAAGGTCAAAACTCAGCAACAGCAGAGAATAAATGAGCTGAAGATCCTTTTTGCTGAAAAGAAATCTCAGTTG GATCAAGTACGAATGGTGGCAGCCCAAGCCAAAGAAGACGGAGAACTTGTTTCTAAGAAAATCATCCAGTCACCAGAACGAGTGATGGCGGAGGGGGATAAAGCGCGAGAGGGTCTAGCTGTTCGTAAAGTGACGCTGGAGCGTAAGATGGGGCGTCTGATGGAACTACAGCAACAGATCGATACTGTCCGCGTGTCCGATAATAATGTGGGAAAAGCCTTCAAAATGCTTCAGGATGTGCAAGTAGATATTGAGAAGGAAAA TGAGATCTGTAAGGAAATCCAAAACATCAGTGATAAAATACAGGAGGAGAAAAACCACTTGGGTGTCTTCTCATCCAAAATAGACCAACTGAACCACATTGGGACGACTCGACAGGAGAAAATTTCCAAAGTAAACATCCAGCATCAGCAAAAGATGAAGGCAGCACAGGAAAGCATTCAACAGCTCAAAGA TGAAAAAGAACTACTGGAGAAAAAGAACCTTGACGAAGAGAAGAAAAAGTCTTTGGTAGCACAGGAAAAACATAGATTACAACTGGAGTTAAGAAAGGAGAGACAGGTACTTGAAGAGAAAATTGAAACCGCCAGAATATCCTACCAAGAGATGATACAGAAA CTTGATGACTACCTTGCCTCTATAGGCGAAGGCTGGGAATCTGTCAAACAGGAAATGATTGGCTGCTAA
- the LOC138324112 gene encoding kinetochore protein Nuf2-B-like isoform X2 produces MSYDFPLMPWESCLSFLKEDYQMQVEEMDFRKPDANRWQNIYCQLLEMMAEVPAESIIQKGLLQFSQSFEQPELYEETVPFMIVTLALQRFLTTCGIMDFSIRDLQNPTPGRVTKVCSAVINFMLFKNKQMEVFQNLKEKNEKFREQHEGLLQANDSLKRKINTIKAEKVKQEPAMQAVQEECEQLKNDLQAKMKVKTQQQQRINELKILFAEKKSQLDQVRMVAAQAKEDGELVSKKIIQSPERVMAEGDKAREGLAVRKVTLERKMGRLMELQQQIDTVRVSDNNVGKAFKMLQDVQVDIEKENEICKEIQNISDKIQEEKNHLGVFSSKIDQLNHIGTTRQEKISKVNIQHQQKMKAAQESIQQLKDEKELLEKKNLDEEKKKSLVAQEKHRLQLELRKERQVLEEKIETARISYQEMIQKLDDYLASIGEGWESVKQEMIGC; encoded by the exons ATGAGTTACGACTTTCCATTAATGCCATGGGAAAGTTGTTTGTCATTTCTCAAGGAGGATTACCAAATGCAAGTTGAGGAGATGGACTTCAGGAAACCAGAT GCAAACCGATGGCAGAATATCTACTGCCAGTTGTTAGAAATGATGGCGGAAGTTCCCGCTGAAAGTAtcatacag AAAGGCCTTCTTCAATTCTCTCAGTCGTTTGAGCAGCCTGAACTGTACGAGGAGACAGTACCATTCATGATTGTTACCCTGGCTTT GCAGCGCTTCCTAACAACCTGTGGCATAATGGATTTTAGCATTAGAGACCTTCAAAATCCAA CACCTGGAAGAGTCACAAAGGTTTGCAGTGCAGTGATTAACTTCATGttattcaaaaacaaacaaatggaagtttttcaaaatttgaaagaaaaaaat GAGAAATTTCGCGAACAGCACGAAGGTCTCTTACAAGCTAATGATAGTCTGAAGAGGAAGATCAACACTATCAAAGCTGAGAAAGTGAAGCAGGAGCCTGCTATGCAAGCT GTTCAAGAGGAATGTGAACAACTCAAGAATGACCTTCAAGCCAAGATGAAGGTCAAAACTCAGCAACAGCAGAGAATAAATGAGCTGAAGATCCTTTTTGCTGAAAAGAAATCTCAGTTG GATCAAGTACGAATGGTGGCAGCCCAAGCCAAAGAAGACGGAGAACTTGTTTCTAAGAAAATCATCCAGTCACCAGAACGAGTGATGGCGGAGGGGGATAAAGCGCGAGAGGGTCTAGCTGTTCGTAAAGTGACGCTGGAGCGTAAGATGGGGCGTCTGATGGAACTACAGCAACAGATCGATACTGTCCGCGTGTCCGATAATAATGTGGGAAAAGCCTTCAAAATGCTTCAGGATGTGCAAGTAGATATTGAGAAGGAAAA TGAGATCTGTAAGGAAATCCAAAACATCAGTGATAAAATACAGGAGGAGAAAAACCACTTGGGTGTCTTCTCATCCAAAATAGACCAACTGAACCACATTGGGACGACTCGACAGGAGAAAATTTCCAAAGTAAACATCCAGCATCAGCAAAAGATGAAGGCAGCACAGGAAAGCATTCAACAGCTCAAAGA TGAAAAAGAACTACTGGAGAAAAAGAACCTTGACGAAGAGAAGAAAAAGTCTTTGGTAGCACAGGAAAAACATAGATTACAACTGGAGTTAAGAAAGGAGAGACAGGTACTTGAAGAGAAAATTGAAACCGCCAGAATATCCTACCAAGAGATGATACAGAAA CTTGATGACTACCTTGCCTCTATAGGCGAAGGCTGGGAATCTGTCAAACAGGAAATGATTGG CTGCTAA
- the LOC138324109 gene encoding elongator complex protein 6-like, whose translation MFPELNSVLDIKKSESVAGKSACISESDVDGSFLIHHFLSFFLRSDHPVCFVSLAQSFNHFNTVSKKFGLDLTAKRNNGQLAFIEGLKLLGESFIMDVRESENVSKGDNPFLKSGKFSNSLSAVYRFVENICNGLKNDGNKPPVLVIDDISVLLSIGYTVKDTVAFMQYMLSLLNEQNGTLILHINKGKKSCDEDAVLVWKHMCHLFPIQIEVCGLNSGYCKDVHGELKIVRDASLHKRPTKKTMQYKLTDKSIALFAAGLSSAVL comes from the exons ATGTTTCCGGAATTAAACAGCGTATTGGACATCAAAAAAAGTGAAAGTGTCGCAGGAAAATCTGCATGTATTTCTGAATCGGATGTCGATGGGAGTTTTTTAATCCATCACTTCCTGTCATTTTTCCTAAGAAGTGATCATCCTGTCTGTTTTGTGTCGCTAGCCCAGTCGTTCAACCATTTTAACACAGTTAGCAAGAAGTTTGGACTTGATTTGACAGCTAAGCGAAATAATGGACAGCTTGCGTTCATTGAGGGTCTTAAACTGTTGGGGGAATCGTTTATAATGGACGTAAGAGAAAGTGAAAATGTATCTAAGGGAGACAACCCCTTTTTAAAAAGTGGGAAATTTAGCAATTCCTTGTCAGCAGTGTACcgttttgttgaaaatatatgCAACGGGTTAAAAAATGATGGAAATAAACCACCAGTTTTAGTTATTGATGACATAAGTGTTCTTTTGAGCATCGGTTACACAGTGAAAGATACTGTTGCATTTATGCAATACATGCTGAGTCTTCTGAACGAACAAAATGGAACATTGATTTTACATATTAACAAAGGCAAGAAGTCCTGTGATGAAGATGCTGTGCTAGTGTGGAAACACATGTGTCATCTATTTCCTATTCAGATAGAAGTTTGTGGATTAAACAGCGGCTATTGTAAAGATGTTCATGGAGag CTGAAAATTGTGCGTGATGCTTCTCTACACAAGAGGCCAACGAAGAAAACCATGCAGTATAAGCTGACGGACAAGTCCATTGCTTTGTTTGCAGCAGGCTTATCATCGGCAGTGTTATGA
- the LOC138324112 gene encoding kinetochore protein Nuf2-B-like isoform X3, translated as MSYDFPLMPWESCLSFLKEDYQMQVEEMDFRKPDANRWQNIYCQLLEMMAEVPAESIIQKGLLQFSQSFEQPELYEETVPFMIVTLALQRFLTTCGIMDFSIRDLQNPTPGRVTKVCSAVINFMLFKNKQMEVFQNLKEKNEKFREQHEGLLQANDSLKRKINTIKAEKVKQEPAMQAVQEECEQLKNDLQAKMKVKTQQQQRINELKILFAEKKSQLDQVRMVAAQAKEDGELVSKKIIQSPERVMAEGDKAREGLAVRKVTLERKMGRLMELQQQIDTVRVSDNNVGKAFKMLQDVQVDIEKENEICKEIQNISDKIQEEKNHLGVFSSKIDQLNHIGTTRQEKISKVNIQHQQKMKAAQESIQQLKDEKELLEKKNLDEEKKKSLVAQEKHRLQLELRKERQVLEEKIETARISYQEMIQKLDDYLASIGEGWESVKQEMIGC; from the exons ATGAGTTACGACTTTCCATTAATGCCATGGGAAAGTTGTTTGTCATTTCTCAAGGAGGATTACCAAATGCAAGTTGAGGAGATGGACTTCAGGAAACCAGAT GCAAACCGATGGCAGAATATCTACTGCCAGTTGTTAGAAATGATGGCGGAAGTTCCCGCTGAAAGTAtcatacag AAAGGCCTTCTTCAATTCTCTCAGTCGTTTGAGCAGCCTGAACTGTACGAGGAGACAGTACCATTCATGATTGTTACCCTGGCTTT GCAGCGCTTCCTAACAACCTGTGGCATAATGGATTTTAGCATTAGAGACCTTCAAAATCCAA CACCTGGAAGAGTCACAAAGGTTTGCAGTGCAGTGATTAACTTCATGttattcaaaaacaaacaaatggaagtttttcaaaatttgaaagaaaaaaat GAGAAATTTCGCGAACAGCACGAAGGTCTCTTACAAGCTAATGATAGTCTGAAGAGGAAGATCAACACTATCAAAGCTGAGAAAGTGAAGCAGGAGCCTGCTATGCAAGCT GTTCAAGAGGAATGTGAACAACTCAAGAATGACCTTCAAGCCAAGATGAAGGTCAAAACTCAGCAACAGCAGAGAATAAATGAGCTGAAGATCCTTTTTGCTGAAAAGAAATCTCAGTTG GATCAAGTACGAATGGTGGCAGCCCAAGCCAAAGAAGACGGAGAACTTGTTTCTAAGAAAATCATCCAGTCACCAGAACGAGTGATGGCGGAGGGGGATAAAGCGCGAGAGGGTCTAGCTGTTCGTAAAGTGACGCTGGAGCGTAAGATGGGGCGTCTGATGGAACTACAGCAACAGATCGATACTGTCCGCGTGTCCGATAATAATGTGGGAAAAGCCTTCAAAATGCTTCAGGATGTGCAAGTAGATATTGAGAAGGAAAA TGAGATCTGTAAGGAAATCCAAAACATCAGTGATAAAATACAGGAGGAGAAAAACCACTTGGGTGTCTTCTCATCCAAAATAGACCAACTGAACCACATTGGGACGACTCGACAGGAGAAAATTTCCAAAGTAAACATCCAGCATCAGCAAAAGATGAAGGCAGCACAGGAAAGCATTCAACAGCTCAAAGA TGAAAAAGAACTACTGGAGAAAAAGAACCTTGACGAAGAGAAGAAAAAGTCTTTGGTAGCACAGGAAAAACATAGATTACAACTGGAGTTAAGAAAGGAGAGACAGGTACTTGAAGAGAAAATTGAAACCGCCAGAATATCCTACCAAGAGATGATACAGAAA CTTGATGACTACCTTGCCTCTATAGGCGAAGGCTGGGAATCTGTCAAACAGGAAATGAT TGGCTGCTAA